The Arabidopsis thaliana chromosome 5, partial sequence genomic interval tttcccgccaaaaccgtaaaatcgtatttttccgccaaaaccgtaaaattgtattttcccgccaaaaccgtaaaattgtattttcccgtcaaaaccacaaaatcatgttttcccgccaaaacgttaaaatcatattttcctgTCAAAACCGtattatcatattttcccgccaaaaccgtaaaatcatattttcccgccaaaaccacaaaatcatatttttcgccaaaaccgtaaaatcatattttttccgtcaaaaccgtaaaatcatttcttcattaaaattatatttggtaatGATGTTAAgtatttgtcatttgttaaaattataacatgggtattttagttatttttattagaatgaGAATGTAAATGAATTACAAAATGatcaagcaaaaaaatattcatttaaatgcatcatttagataaaatactaaataatcaaacaaccATCATTCAAATGCATCATCCAAATGAATCATGTAAATGGATCATTTGGATGTAAATgccaaatgatcaaacaaacaggCCTAAGACTGAAGCCGAGATACTAAGCCGTGGTATCATGACTCATGAGATGTCGAAGTCGTTCACCAATAGATGAAATGCGGAATCGATGATTAGAGTTTTCACAACACATGAGATGTCGAAGACAAAAGGAAGGTGGGTCGGGTATCTTTTTTGGCCCATAttgttaaaaagtaaaaactacaaacactatttttttatattttttttttgtcaaacaagcTACAATGCAAGCACATGATTTTGTCAAGTTTGCTTTACTTCATCACTAGATTTTCTTATTATGCAGTTTCATCTATATAATAAGCTAACACTTTCTGCTATAAAACAATCTGAAATTggcaaataaaatttgaaaacatttgtGAACAGTTACATCATATATTGACATTATTTATCTCTATGTTGGTGTTGGGCTTCGTCCATATTAGATGCATAAGTCAGAAAGCCATTAACACAAGAATCACGAGTTTGGCCCAATGATTGGAAGCTTTACTTTCGGCTCAAGAAACATTAGTTCAAGTCCAAGGTGCTgccaaaaaaaagacattaGTTCAAGATAAAGGAAAGGTTAAaggatatttttattttgtttagtttctaACCATTGTTTCCGTCTACATTTCTAATTTTAGTTAATGTCCGTTAACAACTTAACATACGAATGTTCTCTTTCAAATAATGATGTCCTCTCATATCATATATCTTTAGGAAgatgtggtttttttttgtttgttttagataCAAGCAATGGTTGATTAATTATGAAAGCATCGCTCTTATTGTTGATGATTAGACTACTAAGCATCATGAGTTCATGACTCTAAACAATCAGTCAATCACacataaacataattaaaatttcacGTGGACATTCTTGCAAACATGATTATATTAAATCTACTCTTTTAATCGGAATGTGAATATTAATGTGCaaagatattaatttgtaagtttttatcCTCTTTAGAATTAatagtttaaataaaaaatatttggctTGACAAATATCGTGATTGTTACAATTTGGCATATCCAAAGAAATCCGACAGTGTTTATCTATAtcagaaataagaaaacataacttATTGGGatgtatctatatatacatttttgcaaccattttaacaaataaatcgtggatttggacttatttacaactcaatgccattagcattaaatctttctccaaaataattaattttactttaaattgttaatcacattatcaatcaaatttaatccaaacaaacttcaaatcaatctcttaaaattagcataaacatatttgttaacaatattttaaaacaaatttttttgttaaaacaaatattattcttactaaacgttttttgtttaaataaataaatcatgtatttgaacttatttacaatgtaaTGAcactgacattaattatttaggaatgaaaatattaaatcttctaaatccttgCTTTTAGaattattatgtcattacTTAAAAggctcaaaatataaaaaaattaaatattattatttatatatctagactttataaaacattattaatatttaaacttataaaaagtttaatatatcataattttttaatattattatataatatatagagttttaaaaaatcttaattctttccgtcatattttgtgactcgaaattttaaaaataaacatatattaatcaATTGGCAAAAAATGTGTGAGTTATACGTCCCACAtgaactaaaatatttagacaatgattcataaatatatcataaataagattaacattaataaaataatgatttttttacaGGATGGGTTTGGCGGGACGCGATTTagcaggacgttacttaataacaaatataaagtataaaataaaaatattttatagcaaaattttatatatactaattttaaaatataaattgtctCCACGGTGTACcacgggttaaaatctagttatttAGTAATTATGCATCTCGTATAAACCAGCTACAAAAATATCAGTGGAAGGATCTTTATCAGCAAGCATATtagaaaacattaaaaaatgaatagtAAACTATGAGTGGGGAAGCAAAAGAAGAGCGACGGCTTGCTATTGGAGACAAAGTTCATACCACACGAACTAGACGATGCATAGTATAGATATAGGTTAGGCATATGTCCATGCATATGTTACGTGTAGATTGAAAGGGCATCGAGATCAACGGTGGAGATGGAAGCAAGTAAAAATAGCCACGTGtggaaaaagcaaaagaagagaagaagaagatataagCGACGAAAGGAGAGAGGATATGTTTCCTTTGTGATGGGAACATCACAACTCTGTCTCTATTGGTACTTCTAGTTCACTACTTGtctatgttttttctttcagtaCTTAGTTTCCCCCACGATTTACACAACTTTCTTCTGCTCGTATTTACAGATTTTGAAGATTATTTATACATCTTTATATAGAACTACACATGAAATCGTATGAAAGCATGCATGAATCATGATTCATGTGTGTGAAAATTGACGGTATGAAGATGtgtataaattttatacatcTGCGAAAATCATATCTTGTGGCCAAATATCGACCAATTGGAACGGCTTGCAAATTCTATGAAAACGATCGATATGAAAATCtgatttacatatataatagtattttcaattaaaaatcattttcctcaatttctatatatgtgtatttagcatatatatatatatatatatatcaaataaaccaaataacttcaataataatttaaatatatgaaaattaaaaaaattcactaCTCATATGATATAATTCATCACTATAGAACTTATAAAATAAGATCCTGGTAAAAAAAGCATCAATCTTGTATTTCAGTAGTTTataatgttaaaatatatgtaatcaaacttctcatatttttattaaaaccaCACATGGGCTATCTAGCTAattcacacacacatatatatatatattgttttcgATTGTCATGATGATCATTTATCCACGTAAGCAGAGACAAGATGTAAAATGTCACTAGTTTATAGGGAGTGGAGTGGGAATAAGTAGGAAAAGggaaaaaattaaaggaaagGTATACATAATTTTCAAGTCGATTTTGGGTTGATAATTACAGTGAGAGGGAGACAACACATTGCGCTATACCTAATTCTAACTAGTTTCATTTCTAGACTGATGGACCAATCATATCACTTTCTACTAATATCGTTAGTTTGAGCttcataaatatcttttatcacattttattttagaaaggTTGTTGTTAGTTCTATGCATCTTTTTAAACCACACgaagtttcaaaaatattcataataatatttacGCCTTTATAACTAACATATTCAATTTCTTACATTTTATCAtggacaaaaaaagagagtagtTCCTCAGGAGAAATACAAATTCGATATCTAAAATCAAGTGTTAGTAATCTAttggttaatattttttcaacaCAAAGATTATTTCATGGTAAATGCATTTTTTAAGATAACAATTGTATGTTCGAACACTAGTTTAGATTCTCTATATGATTTTCCGATACTCAAAGAAACTATACACTCACTTtcttaacaaatttattaggCCAAATATATACTGTTTCACCGGAGATGCATTCATATTTACTATGGATTAGATAACAATTGTATGTTCCGAACactattttagtttaatttagATTGCCTATAtgcatgatttttttataaccaaagaaaatatacacTCACTTTCTTAACAAAgattaaataaagagataaTCATAAATGGAACTTTGTACTAACAGAATCTTGAgaagaaatttgatttgagttttgttcttttttttttgttgttttaaatttcCACATGCCTATACTTTCGTTTGTTTATGTGACGCTTTTGTACGACAAAATCAGGTTTGGATTCGTACTTCTTTTAGGTCAAtacattcttttgtttaattctgaccaaaaataaagaaatatgttgtttaataaaaatgtagGATATTGAGAGTCGTactataataaaaaaataaaaaaatctcgaACTTTGATAGTATAAGAGATATACGATTAAATCTTGAACTTAATATcctatatttttctcaaactaTACTTAGTTTGTATTTATACTTGTATATATTAGAGtccacacaaagaaaaatggataACAAATAATGACATCAATATTTTGGGAACCCCCACCATGCCAAACCCAACTCCatgttacaaaacaaaacaaataaaatttctttataaaatgGCATCttctcttcatattttttaaatctcTCATCTCAATAAACAAACACTAACAATGGTGGTCGAAGAAGATTCACGTCTCATAAATCTCCAACACAAGTACAACCCGACAATGCCCGAGGTACTAAATTAAATCTAAAACTTCTATTCTTAGTAAACTTCTTCCTCAGATAGAGTCTTTCAAATATCTcctctcttataattattatttttttatttaaaatatttaaaaaggTGGTGGAGGAGCTGAAGAGAATTTGGGACATAAGTTTTCCGGTGGCCGCCATGAGCATATTAAACTACCTAAAGAACATGACATCCGTCGTGTGTATGGGACGACTCGGTAGCCTTGAGCTCGCAGGAGGAGCCTTAGCCATCGGTTTCACCAACATCACCGGTTACTCCGTCCTCTCTGGTTTAGCCACCGGTATGGAACCATTATGTGGTCAAGCCATCGGTTCTAAAAACCCTTCACTCGCTTCCTTAACCCTCAAGCGAACCatcttcctccttctcttAGCTTCTCTTCCCATATCACTCCTTTGGCTAAACCTCGCGCCTCTAATGCTGATGCTCCGCCAACAACATGATATCACTCGTGTCGCATCTCTCTATTGTTCCTTCTCTTTGCCTGATCTTCTCGCTAATAGTTTCCTTCATCCTTTACGTATTTACTTACGTTGTAAAGGCACCACTTGGCCTTTGATGTGGTGCACGTTAGTCTCCgtccttcttcatcttcccaTTACTGCTTTCTTCACGTTTTACATCTCTCTCGGAGTTCCCGGAGTCGCcgtctcttcttttcttaccAACTTCATCTCTTTGTCGCTTCTCCTTTGCTACATCTACTtggaaaacaacaacaacgacaaAACCACTTCCAAGTCTCTTTGTCTTGATACGCCGTTGATGCTGTATGGTTCGAGAGACTCCGGTGAAAATGATGTGTGGTCAACGCTGGTTAAATTCGCTGTTCCGAGCTGTATAGCGGTTTGCTTGGAGTGGTGGTGGTACGAGTTCATGACGGTCCTCGCTGGATATCTCCCCGAGCCGAAGGTGGCGCTAGCAGCAGCCGCCATCGTGATACAAACAACCTCATTGATGTATACAATCCCAACGGCCCTCTCGGCCGCGGTATCCACGAGGGTAAGCAACGAGTTAGGAGCAGGACGGCcagagaaagcaaaaacagCGGCGACTGTGGCTGTCGGAGCCGCCGTGGCAGTGTCAGTGTTTGGACTTGTGGGGACCACCGTGGGGAGAGAAGCTTGGGGAAAAGTTTTCACCGCCGACAAAGTTGTCCTCGAGCTGACGGCGGCGGTTATTCCGGTGATTGGAGCTTGTGAGCTTGCCAACTGTCCTCAGACCATTAGCTGTGGAATCTTACGTGGCAGTGCGAGGCCAGGTATAGGGGCCAAGATTAATTTCTACGCCTTCTATGTAGTTGGAGCACCAGTGGCGGTTGTTTTAGCGTTTGTGTGGGGTTTAGGCTTCATGGGCCTATGCTATGGCTTGCTTGGGGCACAGCTAGCTTGTGCAATCTCCATTTTGACCGTTGTTTATAACACAGATTGGAACAAAGAGTCCTTGAAGGCTCATGACTTGGTGGGCAAGAACGTCATTTCACCTAATGTCGATCAAATTATTGTCAAATGCGAAGAAGGCCTACACTAACagtttttccttctcttttctttttgttcttcatatATACTATCTCCATTTATGTCTCAAtgatttgcttttgttttaaaacttatacATTTATGTAAGTGTCTTCATTGGACAAGGACAGAATGTAAAACTTTATGAAACACAAAACTGTTGAAGATTTTGCATTATTGAAGGGAGTGGAATCGTGGATTGGATGATGAAGACTTATATGGATGCGATGGCTAATGACCATGACGTGTAATATATATTGGGTGCATGAGTGTATATAGAGATACCGAACCACATGGAAAAACAAGAGCTAATTGGCCGGAACACATGTGCAAGCATGTGCATGTGTACCCATACAAAATAGGCATCATATTAGTGTCCTTGTGGCTTCTCGCTTCTTTTCTCCCACCTTAATTATCTTTCACAACAACTAAAGCTTTAAGCTCATACTTTCAGAAACCTTTAAATGGAAATATATGATTCTCATTTTCATTCAATTGAATCCAAACTAATGTTTACATGTTGGCAGTGGAATAAGCAGTTAGTATGTTTAATGAGGtttaaaatgaaagaaacatcATATACACAGTTTCAAATTACTActgataaaatattataaaatttgtatcATTCAGATCAGAAAAAATGTGGCATAGaattaattattaacaaaaaacaaaaaaaatggtgatCGGTGATGAAAGTAAGTTGCCTAATTTCATGCTTGAAGCCATTGTATTTGATAATAACTACGTACGATTGCAAGAGAATTTTGCATGACTATCTTAaagatatattattattagccCTGAATATATTGCGtagatatattataaaaaaattgaatgcaAAATTATCTATGTTCCGGTAAGATTAGTCAATGAGAAATGGTAAGtcttaataacaaaattttgttttttttcgccaacaatttttttagtttttttgggtaaaagtaGAATAAAGAATCAACAATTAGAATTAGCCACGAATATATTTGGGTGTAGTGAAAGTAAGCCCGATCGAAGAAGATAGGTGGGGAGGGGATAAGGAGTGAGACacattatgttttgtttcctttgttgTTAACAAATACTAAGACCTTTGAGGTTTGACGTTTTTTACCTCAAAAAACTTCATTACCTTCCGTTCGTACGTACCATGATGTGCCCTGCTTAATTAACACGTGTTCCTTCACCTTTTCACTGTTTTCTGTTGTTTATATTAACACTTTGGCTCGAGCAATTTTATCTACAATAGTCACTATTAAAAGAAGTTTTGATAAATCTTGAATTGAAAATTAGTCTTAAACCTTACCGATCTCTGTCAACATCACACGTACGGGGTTTGCAAGAACAAATCAAAGGCTTAAGCGTAAACTTGACACCACAATTATTAGTTGTTAttgttgaacaaaataaaaccaataatGAAGCACTAATAACACAACATAACGTGCGAGTATTTTAGTGGATATAGTTTGAAATGAAGTTAAACTTTTAACATAAGtactttttttcattttcgaACGCTCCGACATCTTGTAGAAGTTCCTGATAGCTCCCGAATGCTTATGCATCTGTCAATATTTGTACACCACATTCCGTAATCTCGTGGTGTATGCTGCTGAATCCAAACCGTATCACATCCACTTCTTCAAGTAAGACTGAGTTAAATATAAACAGATGCGGTGTGACAAAGTCCTTGACAACTCCACCAAATCTATGTGCTGCGATGAGACGACCACTTTCACCTATGAGACGACAATATACAGTACAAATATTGTTCCTTTCGCTTGGGAAAAGTAGGATGCAAGCCTTAAAtcttaaagatgaagaacaaacattttcatcttctagATGGATGGTCAAGGAACCTCCTCTGGCACGGTGACTGAACTCCAGAGGAACCTCTTTGCCAGGTAAGCATGCTCTCTTGTAAACCCATTGCTGCGTGATTACTCGTCGTGCTTCTCCATCGAAATTCATGGATTTGCTGAACTCGACTTTCGCATTTGGACAGTCGAAAGATGAAGATATTCTCTCAAGTGATTCACAATTTATTGCTGATAGAATCTTGATCGAACTTGGAAGCTCTGGCAGTGACACAAGTTTTCTACAATTATCGACGTATAAGTAGTGTAGCCAAGTGAGATCTTTGATACAATCTGGAAGCCTTTCAATACCGCTATCCGTTAGGTATATATACACTACACTCTTGGGGACATGTGAAAATATCTTGAGGTTTAGGCAGCCACTAATATCAAGGGATTCAAGGCGAGACCATTGACTAATTGATGGAGGTATTTCTTCTATCCCTGTGTTTTTCATAAAGATTCTTTCGATGTTCTTCGAAATATCTGGaaaacttttcaattttaagCATCCTTCCATGTCAAGGACCTCAAGAGATGCCAAATTGATGTGAAGCGGTATAACTTCTAGCTTTTCACACATAGTCAGCCTCAACCATTTTAGTCTATGAAGATTCAAGACAGAGGAAGGAAGCTCCGCCAAACTTTGGCAACCTTCTAGACACAATGTCTCGAGACTTATTGCCTTTGAAAGATCCGGAACTTCTACTAAATTATTGGAGAAGCTCAAATCTATCGTCTTGAGATATGCAAGCGTCTGAATGCAAGAAgcacaacaaccaaaaaaagaatgtatcaacaaaatatcaaTAGTATAATAACATAtgcaaacaaattaaataacatatCAATAAGATGATGATATATGCTATGCAatcaaagaacaaatcaaTAAGATGAGAATATATGCAAACTAAGAACAAATCAATAAGATGattatatatgcaaacaaaGAACGTATCAATAtaagataatataataataacatattcaaacaaagaacacatcaataagataataatataGGCTAAAGacaacatcaataagttgataatatatgcaaacaaagaacacatcattaagatataaaatatatgctTATGTATGTTTGAATCATTCGGGAGAGTTTAGAAGAAATGAATGTACTACAACACTTACATAGACAAATAACATGTTTAAATATTGATGAACTCTTTAACCATTTTTCCATGGACCcgcatatatataaagattgaTGTGCTAGAGAAGGACCAAGTGGGCTAGTAAGTTAATGTTTAAGcataataagaataagaaattTCTTAAGATTAActcattttaataaaaatgaaaataaatagaaaatatatagttttcgaTTTCTATGCTGATAAAATAGTGAACACTAGATAAACCACCCAAAAACTATGGTTTTGTGATTAACATAGTTTTTGTAACATAAATCGAACTATATGGTTTTGTGATTTCGGTTATTACGAAAAATGATGTGGAAGTTTGGGAAGACGATGATGGAAGAAGATtaacatcaaacaaataatcatTCAGTGAtgtgtttgtaattttaagCAACTTCAAGTTTTCCACCCTTAGTCTAAACACTTTTATCAATATCACTTAATTAGATGACAACTTTGGGCAATTAAGAAGATATTGAAGTGATTATTttagatctctctctctcttttttaaatgtaattttctaattttttaagcTATGTAGAGTAGTACTAGAGAGAGAACTAAGGTTCTATCAATATGAAGAAACTATAAtaagtataagaaaaatatacatatgaaGAAACTATAACAAGAATAAGAGCTAACCTGGGTTCCTTCCCAAAGCTTCACCACTTTGCTATGCATCATGCGGAGTTCCACAAGGCATTCTGGACGAAATTGAGAAGGAATATACTTCATGGGATATGAATCCCAATGTAATAATCTTACAGCAGGCAAGTAGTTTAGCCCTCGAGGTAGGTGGAGTTTCAAACTTGGgttttcatcaattttcttGTTGTAGAATCTTAGGAACTTTAGATTGCGCATGTCTTCAAAAACTCTCTCACTCATGAAGACATCGTTTTGGATCTCAGATGTATCTAATGATATGCCAAGTACTGCTTCTGAACCCTGTAAATATTGTTAccaatgaaaaacaaaatgtgtgaAATGAACGTCAAACAAGTTCATCAAGCCAAGctcatgaatcatgatcaAAGTTTGTTAACATACGTACTGTATTATTTGAAAGTATGTTACAAGTCTCCTTTGTATTGAACAAGAACTGACGTTTTCCAGGCTCGCTTGAATGCTGACAAACGACTTCTTTTCCCATTTTTAGTAACAAACTATGCATGACTATTTCTCTATCATCATTTATTTGAATGAGAGATTTATCAAGCAAGAGTTGGAGCCCAAGACTCACATCTAAGTCACTATTGACAAGCATTTGCTTCACAAGATCAATGTTCTCACCATTGAACATACATGCAATGTGAAGGAACAAAGCTTTATCCCTAATATGTAAGTCATCATAGctgatttttaatattttctccaCCTTTTCGTCAAGACTAGTTGTGAGCCTTCCTAGTTCAAGTTTCCACCGATCCTTGCTCTTTCCGCGCATATGAGAACCTAACACACGGAGACCTAATGGAAGATGACCAGAAAGCTCTGCTACTTCAACCACCACATCCATGAAATCATCTGGTGCCACATTTTGCTTGAAAGCATAGAGGCATAAGATCTCAAGTGCTGTTTTTCTGCATGGTAATTTGACCTCGTATATATGGTTTATCTCATGTCCTACCAATATCTGTTTATCTTTGGTGGTAACGATGATCCTACTTCCAGGACCAAACCAGCGTGTCTCGTTAGCTAAGGCTTCTAATTGCTCTACCTTATCCACATCACCAAGAACAATGAGaactttttgcttctttagcCTTTCTTCTATCTTCCATAGATGATTTATCTTCCTatctttttggttgaatattATGGgcaaaaactctttttgtaAACGAGCCTGTAAGTTGTACTCGCCGCCACTATCGACAATTCTTTGATAGTTTCCCCTAACGTTCTCCATGAAAACAGTAAAGCGGAAGTCACCAGAAAAGCGGCTGTGTAAAACCCTTGCGATGGTGGTCTTACCAATACCAGCGGGACCCCAAATCCCAACCATCCTAACGTCATCATCGTttaaacataataattgaACCATTTTCTCCATATGGGATTCAATTCcaattatgttttcaaaatcatttgacGGTGTACCATTGAGTTTGGCCAATATATCTTTCGCGATTTTTGTGAGAAAATCTGCCTCATTTTTCCTGCAGAGAAAACAATACCAAGCCTAAAGTTTTGTCTAGAAAAACCTATGTTATAAACGTTCTAAATTTTGTGTGaagactattttttttaaatactgGTATTTGAAGCCTAAGAAATTTCACCGCCTCTTAAATCATGttcatttgcttttttttttttttgtgataatgTGATTTATATTAAGAAGGGtgcaccaaaaaaataaaactctaaCCAGCTTTGTGAATCCTCTCCCGCTATATTTGCCGCTTCGGTCAAGGCTGCCTTCCATTTATTTTGTGTCTCATCATTCTTCCCTTCACAGGTTTCTCGGAAGCCTCTCCCAAATTTCCCGGTCTGATTTCTTACATCGGATGGATTCACTTTGTAGAAAATCGGTATTAGCCTCCTCTCCTCCTTGCACTTTAAAATTTCAACCAACTCATCCAAACACCAGCTTGAAGAAGCATAGTTCTTTGAGAATATCACCACAAAGATCTTAGATTGTCTTACGGCTTCTTTGAGCTCCAATCCGATTGTCTGGCTTCTTTCGATTAGATCATCTTTGAATGTAACAATTCCCTTGCTTTCAAATTCTTTCATCAAGTGGCTGAGAAAGTTTCCGCGAACATCTTCCCCTCGGAAGCTGGGGAAGACGTCATACTTCCAACAGCTACTAGAGCCAGACGAAGAACATGGAGCCATGggaataatataaaacaattatttctATGTTCCTTGTGTAATTTCTATGGAACATAATACATGGAGCTAACGAATGACCCttcttgtttaatttataCGGAATTAGGTGATCTATCGACTATGTCAGCGGTTTGAAAagttcaaaagtaaaaataagtTAATGGAGGGGAAAAAAGTTGTATGAGCTAatacatatcaaattttgaatgtgacatataattatttaatgttttttcttagttCAATAATAATTGATAAGCCAAATATGATTGattcatattatattttaccaTTCTTAAGGACTTGACAAACCTTGCAATCGGTTTTCTAATATTATCGTGGACTTAGAGAAATTATTAGTCTTTAgttaatcatttatttatgtttttttttgttgtgaaatgTTAAATCtactattcaaaaaaaaagaatatttacaacgaaaagagaagaagaataaagctcaactaaattttgaatttgaaaataaaaccaCGACCTTACAACTACATCTCTTGTAATTGTAGTTAAGATatgagtttttaaaaagaaaatctaagCTAACATTAACGGgatattatatatgttcttaTTGTTTTAGACTTGAAATCCCAACAGTTCGCAAAGCCTTTGACGTTGATAGCCGCTGATGTGCACTGCATGTAGttttttaaatgaataaagtgaaaaaacaaagttaaaaatcGGTTTAGAGTGGTTTTCCTCCACGACCGCCTCAAACCGCAATAATGGAAATCAAACGGTTTCTATTGGACACGTGTTATACTTTCTATCCATCGATCAAATAATTcggaagataaagaagaaacaaaaaaaaactaaaaaagtaattttcGAAATTCAAATCCCCAAACATCACAGCAGTTGGCGCTTTCTTCCCCCTAAAAAACTTCGATCGTCGCAGTTTCTCTTTATCAATGGCGATTAAATTCGTTTCACTGttaaatctcttcttcttcttcctcttcttcaatgCAATCTCAATTTCCCAATCCACAGGTTCGTTTATGTCATTACTTTATCCATTTTACTCGACGGGCTTTGATTTTGAGTGTTTTTCTTATCTTAGATGAATCTGGGATCCCGAAATTTACTTTCAGTTGGTCGAATGATAAGAACAAGTTCAAATCTGGTGAAATCTCTGAAATTTCAATCAAAGTTCTGGGAAATTTCGACAACCATGGAAACGCTTCGTTGGGTCAGAGAGCTTTTAAGCCTACAGTTACTGTTAACGGAAAACTTGGGAACAGTACGTATATTTCTGGGGTTTCGTTGGATCTTGGTGAAGATATCAGCAATTGGAAGATCTATTTTACTCCAATCATGGTTGGTATCTTCAATATTGTTATAGATGAGGAGAATTTCAAAGTCCTCGATTCGTCGCTCCATTTTGAAGTCGAAGCAGGTTCGCGATTTCTTGAGAATGTTCCTTTAATTGTTTTAGTGTCAGAAATTTACTAAAAGTATGAGTTTTTATACTCTTGTTGTGAAGGGTTAATGTACCCATCTGTTAGTGTTGTTTCTTGGATGGGTCTTGCAAATGTGTTTGAAGCCGGGATGAATGCGTCGATTTTGATTCTTCCGAA includes:
- a CDS encoding Disease resistance protein (TIR-NBS-LRR class) family (Disease resistance protein (TIR-NBS-LRR class) family; FUNCTIONS IN: transmembrane receptor activity, ATP binding; INVOLVED IN: signal transduction, apoptosis, defense response, innate immune response; LOCATED IN: intrinsic to membrane; CONTAINS InterPro DOMAIN/s: NB-ARC (InterPro:IPR002182), Toll-Interleukin receptor (InterPro:IPR000157), Disease resistance protein (InterPro:IPR000767); BEST Arabidopsis thaliana protein match is: Disease resistance protein (TIR-NBS-LRR class) family (TAIR:AT4G11170.1); Has 1807 Blast hits to 1807 proteins in 277 species: Archae - 0; Bacteria - 0; Metazoa - 736; Fungi - 347; Plants - 385; Viruses - 0; Other Eukaryotes - 339 (source: NCBI BLink).), with protein sequence MAPCSSSGSSSCWKYDVFPSFRGEDVRGNFLSHLMKEFESKGIVTFKDDLIERSQTIGLELKEAVRQSKIFVVIFSKNYASSSWCLDELVEILKCKEERRLIPIFYKVNPSDVRNQTGKFGRGFRETCEGKNDETQNKWKAALTEAANIAGEDSQSWKNEADFLTKIAKDILAKLNGTPSNDFENIIGIESHMEKMVQLLCLNDDDVRMVGIWGPAGIGKTTIARVLHSRFSGDFRFTVFMENVRGNYQRIVDSGGEYNLQARLQKEFLPIIFNQKDRKINHLWKIEERLKKQKVLIVLGDVDKVEQLEALANETRWFGPGSRIIVTTKDKQILVGHEINHIYEVKLPCRKTALEILCLYAFKQNVAPDDFMDVVVEVAELSGHLPLGLRVLGSHMRGKSKDRWKLELGRLTTSLDEKVEKILKISYDDLHIRDKALFLHIACMFNGENIDLVKQMLVNSDLDVSLGLQLLLDKSLIQINDDREIVMHSLLLKMGKEVVCQHSSEPGKRQFLFNTKETCNILSNNTGSEAVLGISLDTSEIQNDVFMSERVFEDMRNLKFLRFYNKKIDENPSLKLHLPRGLNYLPAVRLLHWDSYPMKYIPSQFRPECLVELRMMHSKVVKLWEGTQTLAYLKTIDLSFSNNLVEVPDLSKAISLETLCLEGCQSLAELPSSVLNLHRLKWLRLTMCEKLEVIPLHINLASLEVLDMEGCLKLKSFPDISKNIERIFMKNTGIEEIPPSISQWSRLESLDISGCLNLKIFSHVPKSVVYIYLTDSGIERLPDCIKDLTWLHYLYVDNCRKLVSLPELPSSIKILSAINCESLERISSSFDCPNAKVEFSKSMNFDGEARRVITQQWVYKRACLPGKEVPLEFSHRARGGSLTIHLEDENVCSSSLRFKACILLFPSERNNICTVYCRLIGESGRLIAAHRFGGVVKDFVTPHLFIFNSVLLEEVDVIRFGFSSIHHEITECGVQILTDA